In a genomic window of Rhopalosiphum maidis isolate BTI-1 chromosome 4, ASM367621v3, whole genome shotgun sequence:
- the LOC113548301 gene encoding LOW QUALITY PROTEIN: bystin (The sequence of the model RefSeq protein was modified relative to this genomic sequence to represent the inferred CDS: deleted 1 base in 1 codon), giving the protein MGKTKKKNLRSGVDNIKPYPNLADQIVGDRVVSKKKEPKIRLRQDESEEVIGSQLSRRILDQVREQKQEITDSEGVDKNLLTSLGSGSDSEEDDEDKPLFGEGEDEDYYEQLEINADDEKALEMFMSKKPEARLTLADMIMEKITEKQTEIQTQFTDAESVQLQDVDPRVIQMYKGVKQVLTTYRSGKLPKAFKLIPKLRNWEQILYITEPSTWSAAAMYQGIRIFASNLKENMAQRFYNLVLLPRVRDDIDEYKKLNFHLYQALKKALFKPGAFMKGILIPLCESGTCTLREAIIIGSVIGKNSIPMLHSAAAILKLAEMEYNGATSIFLRILFDKKYALPYRVIDAVVFHFLRFEHDDRELPVLWHQSLLTFAQRYKTDISSEQKKALLKLLRTKSHHTITPDIRRELESSTCRDIEMPEPM; this is encoded by the exons atggggaagacaaaaaaaaagaacttaAGAAGTGGAGTGGACAATATAAAGCCATATCCTAATCTGGCGGATCAGATCGTTGGTGATCGGGTAGTGTCTAAAAAGAAAGAACCAAAAATACGATTACGACAGGATGAAAGCGAAGAG GTTATTGGTTCACAATTATCCAGGCGTATATTGGATCAAGTAAGAGAACAAAAGCAAGAAATAACCGATAGTG agggTGTAGACAAAAATCTACTCACATCATTAGGCTCAGGATCTGATTCAGAGGAAGATGACGAAGATAAACCTCTATTTGGTGAAGGAGAAGATGAAGATTATTATGAACAActg gaaaTCAATGCAGATGACGAAAAAGCTCTGGAAATGTTTATGTCTAAAAAACCTGAAGCTCGATTAACTTTAGCA GATATGATTATGGaaaaaattactgaaaaacaAACTGAAATACAAACTCAATTTACAGATGCTGAAA gTGTTCAATTGCAAGATGTGGATCCACGTGTAATACAGATGTATAAAGGTGTAAAACAAGTATTAACCACGTATCGAAGTGGCAAATTACCTAAAGCATTCAAATTGATTCCAAAGTTGCGGAATTGGGAACAAATTTTGTACATAACTG agCCTTCTACGTGGAGTGCAGCAGCAATGTACCAGGGTATTCGTATATTTGCATCTAATTTAAAGGAAAATATGGCTCAGAGATTTTATAATCTTGTTTTGCTACCTAGAGTTAGAGATGATATTGatgagtataaaaaattaaattttcatcttTATCAAGCATTGAAAAAAGCTTTATTCAAACCTGGAGCTTTTATGAAAGGAATACTTATTCCCTTATGTGAA agtGGTACTTGTACTTTACGAGAGGCGATTATTATTGGATCAGTTATAGGCAAAAATTCTATCCCAATGTTACATTCAGCTGcagctattttaaaattagctgAGATGGAGTATAATGGAGCTACATCAATATTTCTTAgaatactttttgataaaAAGTATGCTCTTCCATATAGGGTTATAGATGCGGTTGTTTTCCATTTTCTCAG atttgaGCATGACGATAGAGAATTACCAGTTTTATGGCATCaatcattattaacatttgcTCAACGTTATAAAACAGATATAAGTTCTGAACAAAAAAAAGCATTGTTAAAGTTACTTAGAACAAAATCACATCATACTATTACACCAGATATACGCCGTGAATTAGAAAGCTCTACATGTAGAGATATAGAAATGCCTGAACCCATGTGA
- the LOC113560854 gene encoding 52 kDa repressor of the inhibitor of the protein kinase-like, whose amino-acid sequence MAHSDIFKGFESLFSSNTVLTEVEETSFKKLVEFYQLDVENLNILLVELKLWRHKLNRSSNNVPKSALRALIECDANIFPNIFIIIKILCTLPVSITTPKWMFSSLKRIKTYLRNAISEDRLNGLTMLAFHKKIHIDTEEIINKSAKKPRKLDFYLINNRVYGN is encoded by the exons ATGGCACACTCAGACATTTTCAAAg ggTTTGAGAGTTTATTTTCTTCTAATACAGTTTTAACTGAAGTTGAAGAaacttcatttaaaaaattagttgaaTTTTACCAACTAGATGTAgaaaacttaaacattttactgGTTGAGCTAAAGTTGTGGAGGCACAAACTAAACAGATCATCTAATAATGTACCAAAATCAGCTCTTCGAGCGCTTATTGAATGTGATGCTAATATATttcctaatatatttataataatcaaaattttatgtacattgCCTGTATCCATTACAACACCTAAGTGGATGTTTTCATCccttaaaagaataaaaacatacttaaGAAATGCCATATCTGAA gaTCGATTGAATGGATTAACTATGTTGGCTttccacaaaaaaatacatattgacACAGAGGAGATAATAAACAAGTCAGCCAAAAAACCTAGGAAATTggatttttatcttataaataatagagtttatggaaattaa
- the LOC113561320 gene encoding activin receptor type-2B isoform X1 — protein sequence MEQKLWIWICSVLFLVTICNSASRKKYDETKCHYYNQTICDNSQNEKSCTSAIQNCKAGENDKPSYCYAVWTNDTKTNKLEIKLKGCFLNNVECQGQNQCKDKKEEIKPNGLMFCCCEGDYCNSEILWDPIPTTPRIETTSAKPLRDDNELIHTIVFSTIPLVAVASMFLFVYWVYKRRKIPQFSHWVPSSDSSHLGNCSPILSNRPIQLVEVKARGRYGAVWKALHKKDTVAVKIFPPQDKNSWLVEQDIYQLPHMQHDNMLSFIGAEKHASVIEGAKNEYWLITAYHDYGSLCDYLKSNILTWDQLCHIAQSMARGLMHLHEEIPSERSDQYKPAIAHRDFKSNNVLLKHDLTACIADFGLALVFQPGKSCGDTHGQVGTRRYMAPEVLEGAINFSRDAFLRIDMYACGLVLWELATRCTAQQGPIPDYRLPFEEEVGQHPSLEDMQECVVHKKLRPAFKDSWKSHPGLIALCDTMEECWDHDAEARLSASCVMERITWQCRQYNGTTVTTLAP from the exons ATGGAACAAAAATTATGGATATGGATATGTAGTGTTTTATTCCTCGTTACTATATGTAATAGTGCTAGTCGcaaaaaatatgatgaaacTAAATGCCATTATTACAACCAAACTATTTGTGACAATtctcaaaatgaaaaaagttgtACAAGTGCTATCCAGAATTGTAAAGCCGGAGAAAATGATAAGCCATCGTATTGTTATGCTGTTTGGACAAATGATACTAAgacaaataaattagaaattaagCTTAAG ggttgttttttaaataatgtcgaATGCCAAGGTCAAAACCAATGCAAAGACAAAAAAGAAGAAATCAAACCTAATGGCTTAATGTTTTGTTGTTGTGAAGGAGATTATTGTAATTCTGAAATTCTATGGGATCCTATTCCGACAACTCCTCGAATAGAAACaacgt CTGCAAAACCATTACGTGatgataatgaattaatacatACTATAGTGTTTTCTACAATACCTTTGGTAGCTGTCGcaagtatgtttttatttgtttattgggTTTATAAACGAAGAAAAATACCTCAATTTTCTcat tGG GTTCCATCATCTGATAGCTCTCACTTAGGGAATTGTTCTCCTATACTCAGCAATCGTCCAATACAATTAGTTGAAGTAAAGGCAAGGGGCCGTTATGGTGCAGTATGGAAAGCTCTTCATAAGAAAGATACTGTAGCTGTTAAAATATTCCCTCCTCAA gatAAAAACTCATGGTTAGTAGAACAAGACATTTATCAATTACCACATATGCAACATGATAATATGCTATCTTTCATTGGGGCTGAAAAACATGCTAGTGTTATTGAAGGTGCCAAGAATGAATATTGGTTGATTACTGCTTACCATGATTATGGATCATTATGTGACtacttaaaatctaatatattaacttgGGATCAGCTCTGTCATATTGCTCAATCTATGGcaag agGTTTGATGCATTTACATGAAGAAATACCATCAGAACGTTCAGATCAATATAAACCAGCCATTGCTCATAGAGATTTTAAAAGCAACAATGTTCtattaaaacatgatttaaCTGCGTGTATTGCTGATTTTGGTCTTGCTTTAGTTTTTCAACCTGGAAAATCGTGTGGTGATACACATGGTCag gtTGGCACAAGAAGATATATGGCACCAGAAGTTCTTGAAGGAGCAATCAATTTTTCAAGAGATGCATTTTTAAGAATTGACATGTATGCATGTGGATTAGTATTATGGGAATTAGCAACTAGATGTACAGCACAACAAGGACCTATACCAGATTACAGGTTGCCTTTTGAAGAAGAAGTTGGACAACATCCATCATTAGAGGATATGCAAGAATGTgtagtacataaaaaattaagaccCGCTTTTAAAGATAGTTGGAAATCACATCCA ggtTTAATAGCTCTATGTGATACAATGGAAGAATGTTGGGATCATGATGCTGAAGCTAGATTATCAGCATCGTGTGTAATGGAACGTATTACATGGCAATGTCGCCAATATAATGGAACAACAGTAACAACATTAgcaccataa
- the LOC113549628 gene encoding uncharacterized protein LOC113549628, with product MYDAPTKMEGLVDEFLNMCANEKNKCDRQAPGIINSNNSTNDITMYREDEPYLDMFQMDAPALLEPFSTPQNVFTIDDEFQKINKPEIELIIPIEDAAFKQPISMRKNSTLKLDVGLQQIQSTSYGDILNTPEVVKTLTEQESAFNLLAYVFDEKKTDNLAEVPTPKDVTTVSPTSQWTRKRRSSNSSASIQTDDDDYPKHRKPNEDYHSSDDKYRQLRDRNNEASRKSRATRKARENELNGSASQLEATNRRLAIKAEELEKMVNNMRQALLKIMTKKK from the exons ATGTACGATGCACCCACCAAAATGGAGGGCTTAGtggatgaatttttaaatatgtgtgCAAACG aaaaaaataaatgcgatAGACAAGCACCCGggattataaattcaaataacagCACTAATGACATAACTATGTACAGAGAAGACGAGCCGTATTTAGACATGTTTCAAATGGATGCGCCTGCTTTATTGGAGCCATTTTCAACACCTCAAAATGTTTTCACAATCGATGACGAATTTCAAAAGATAAACAAACCAGAGATAGAactaattatacctatagaaGATGCAGCTTTTAAACAACCAATATCTATGAGAAAAAACTCTACCCTCAAATTAGATGTTGGGCTACAACAAATTCAGTCAACTAGTTACggtgatattttaaacacgCCAGAAGTTGTAAAAACGCTGACTGAACAAGAATCTGCTTTTAATCTTTTAGCTTATGTTTTTGAT gaaaaaaaaactgacaaTTTGGCTGAAGTACCTACACCCAAAGATGTAACAACTGTATCACCAACCTCTCAGTGGACTCGAAAACGTCGTAGTAGTAATTCATCAGCTTCAATACAGACAGACGATGATGACTATCCTAAGCACAGAAAGCCTAATGAAGATTACCATTCATCTGATGACAAGTATCGACAATTGAGGGATCGCAATAACGAAGCATCTCGTAAGTCAAGAGCTACAAGAAAAGCCAGAGAAAATGAGTTAAATGGCAGTGCTAGTCAATTGGAAGCCACCAACAGAAGGTTGGCTATCAAAGCTGAAGAACTGGAGAAAATGGTCAACAATATGAGACAagctttattaaaaattatgacgaagaaaaaataa
- the LOC113561320 gene encoding activin receptor type-2B isoform X2 produces the protein MEQKLWIWICSVLFLVTICNSASRKKYDETKCHYYNQTICDNSQNEKSCTSAIQNCKAGENDKPSYCYAVWTNDTKTNKLEIKLKGCFLNNVECQGQNQCKDKKEEIKPNGLMFCCCEGDYCNSEILWDPIPTTPRIETTSAKPLRDDNELIHTIVFSTIPLVAVASMFLFVYWVYKRRKIPQFSHVPSSDSSHLGNCSPILSNRPIQLVEVKARGRYGAVWKALHKKDTVAVKIFPPQDKNSWLVEQDIYQLPHMQHDNMLSFIGAEKHASVIEGAKNEYWLITAYHDYGSLCDYLKSNILTWDQLCHIAQSMARGLMHLHEEIPSERSDQYKPAIAHRDFKSNNVLLKHDLTACIADFGLALVFQPGKSCGDTHGQVGTRRYMAPEVLEGAINFSRDAFLRIDMYACGLVLWELATRCTAQQGPIPDYRLPFEEEVGQHPSLEDMQECVVHKKLRPAFKDSWKSHPGLIALCDTMEECWDHDAEARLSASCVMERITWQCRQYNGTTVTTLAP, from the exons ATGGAACAAAAATTATGGATATGGATATGTAGTGTTTTATTCCTCGTTACTATATGTAATAGTGCTAGTCGcaaaaaatatgatgaaacTAAATGCCATTATTACAACCAAACTATTTGTGACAATtctcaaaatgaaaaaagttgtACAAGTGCTATCCAGAATTGTAAAGCCGGAGAAAATGATAAGCCATCGTATTGTTATGCTGTTTGGACAAATGATACTAAgacaaataaattagaaattaagCTTAAG ggttgttttttaaataatgtcgaATGCCAAGGTCAAAACCAATGCAAAGACAAAAAAGAAGAAATCAAACCTAATGGCTTAATGTTTTGTTGTTGTGAAGGAGATTATTGTAATTCTGAAATTCTATGGGATCCTATTCCGACAACTCCTCGAATAGAAACaacgt CTGCAAAACCATTACGTGatgataatgaattaatacatACTATAGTGTTTTCTACAATACCTTTGGTAGCTGTCGcaagtatgtttttatttgtttattgggTTTATAAACGAAGAAAAATACCTCAATTTTCTcat GTTCCATCATCTGATAGCTCTCACTTAGGGAATTGTTCTCCTATACTCAGCAATCGTCCAATACAATTAGTTGAAGTAAAGGCAAGGGGCCGTTATGGTGCAGTATGGAAAGCTCTTCATAAGAAAGATACTGTAGCTGTTAAAATATTCCCTCCTCAA gatAAAAACTCATGGTTAGTAGAACAAGACATTTATCAATTACCACATATGCAACATGATAATATGCTATCTTTCATTGGGGCTGAAAAACATGCTAGTGTTATTGAAGGTGCCAAGAATGAATATTGGTTGATTACTGCTTACCATGATTATGGATCATTATGTGACtacttaaaatctaatatattaacttgGGATCAGCTCTGTCATATTGCTCAATCTATGGcaag agGTTTGATGCATTTACATGAAGAAATACCATCAGAACGTTCAGATCAATATAAACCAGCCATTGCTCATAGAGATTTTAAAAGCAACAATGTTCtattaaaacatgatttaaCTGCGTGTATTGCTGATTTTGGTCTTGCTTTAGTTTTTCAACCTGGAAAATCGTGTGGTGATACACATGGTCag gtTGGCACAAGAAGATATATGGCACCAGAAGTTCTTGAAGGAGCAATCAATTTTTCAAGAGATGCATTTTTAAGAATTGACATGTATGCATGTGGATTAGTATTATGGGAATTAGCAACTAGATGTACAGCACAACAAGGACCTATACCAGATTACAGGTTGCCTTTTGAAGAAGAAGTTGGACAACATCCATCATTAGAGGATATGCAAGAATGTgtagtacataaaaaattaagaccCGCTTTTAAAGATAGTTGGAAATCACATCCA ggtTTAATAGCTCTATGTGATACAATGGAAGAATGTTGGGATCATGATGCTGAAGCTAGATTATCAGCATCGTGTGTAATGGAACGTATTACATGGCAATGTCGCCAATATAATGGAACAACAGTAACAACATTAgcaccataa